Part of the Chlorogloeopsis sp. ULAP01 genome, AGAGATGAAAACTTCGACTTTTTATTTCCTATTTAATAACTATTAATTACAGCGTAGTTTATCAGGATTGATTTGAAACTGTATACTGGTCATCTTCCGCTTTCCAGGTAGCTCTTGAGCATCCAAAATATACCCAAGAGCTTGCAGTTCCTCTATAGTCCGCCACAGAATTTGGTTGTTCCTAGACAGGTTACTGCCCAACAGATCTAAATTTTTGAACAGATATTGCTTAGAAATCACTAAATATTGTGCATCAATTAGCTTATCCCATTTCATTCGGCTAGCAAGATAAACTAGTAGTTTCATCTTGTAGTCATGCTTGGCATTACTCCCCAGCTTCTGCTTAGTGTCTATGCTGTTGGAAAACAGTATGTAATCTCCTGTTCGCTCCGATCCCTCAAAGAATTCCAGCGCCACCGTATAAGCATCTGCCAGTTCATAAGTGTAATCGGCAGCCTTGGCTAAATCGAAGTCTCGTGGCACATTGTCGATTTCGTAATCTCGGATGCGGAGGATACTTTTGACGATGACCTTCGCTCCCATTGTGTTGCCTTTTTTCAAAGACTTAGCGAACACTAGCTCAGTTCTATGGAGAGCAACCAAGTCTTGATTAAGCTGCGATCGCGACCTGGCTGTGAAACTACCATCCTTAGCACGGGTATAGCCCAAGCTTTCTAACAGATCATTGGATCGAAAAGAAACAAGACTTCCGTTGTCCTGTTCTCGCGCTTCCTTGTACAAAAACAGCACAATCGCAACCTGCCGTGGATTTAAAAAGGTTAGCAATGCTTTAAATAAGCGCTGAACTCGGCGATCCTGAATCTTCTCCAGTCCCTTACTAATTCCCTCTTCTGTACAAACTTTCAGATTTAAGTTGGCATACTGGGCTTTCAGTTCCTCCCACTCCTGAGCAGAAAGTTCTTCTAATTGAACACGACGAGTCAATGCGACTTCGCTCTCGTCTTTAGGGTCAGCGTTAACTCGCATTTCTAAATAATAACCATCTGCATCAGCACGGAGAATGGGCTGTTGTACATCAGGGTTTCTAATTGATGCTCCTGCTCTAGGCAATACCATCAGCAGTTGTCCATCCACGGGAAAAGCGGTATGTTCCTTACTCACAACTATTACCTAATTATTGAGCAAATTTTATCAAGTCTGCCAGTTCTAAGCTGCCACACCTCCATAAATCAATAACAGTCTTAGTTAACAAATCTTTATGAAGACCTGTGATTCCGGCGTATGATTTTCACGCTTTTACCTGTGACTCCGGCGTATAGTTTTACCTGTGACTCCGGCGTATAAACATCCCGTTGACCTGTGACTCCGGCGTATAGTTTTACCTGTGACTCCGGCGTATAGTTTTTTGACTCAATTTTTTGAAAGGCTAATACTGCAAACTATCCAAACATTGACCTGTGATTCCGGCGTATAGTTTTACCTGTGACTCCGGCGTATAAACATCCCGTTGACCTGTGATTCCGGCGTATAGTTTTACCTGTGACTCCGGCGTATGAGCCACCTGTGACTCCGGCGTATAAGCGATTTTGCCCCCTTGATATCAAAATCTTTCAATGCTAAGTTTCAAATTTGACAGCCTGCTCGTCATGACTGTCGTCATTTAAAAAGCCGAGGAGAACAGCAATGGTTCTCTCCCGACTTACCTGAAGACTAGGACTTTGTTAAAGTCAACGCAGTGCCAGCCGCGTGGAACAAAAGCCCAGATATACAACTATCTAGACTTTAACAAAATTCCCGCTAAATGGTAAGCGCAGAGAACTTTACTTTTGCTGCTGCTCGGCTCCGTAAACTAAAAATTCACGGAGTTCGCGATCAATGGAAGTAAGCTCTAAGAAAATTGCATTATTTGACTTTATTAAGCTAAATATTGGCATTAAACAGACTTATTTCGCTATTTATTCTATATATCGTAATTATGCATTCACCATCTTCTCTAAGTTCATGTTCGCTTTGAACGAGGAGGGCGCTCAGTGATGATTACACAGCTTTCAGCATTTGAAATTGATACCTCACAAGCGATTAAGCAGCTAGAACTTTTGGGATATCAGCGAGGTGATGCTATTTATGTTCGGGCTTTCTTGCCTAAAGAAGACCCCCGTTACGCTCCTAACACAGGACGCAAAGCTGATAAACTCAACTTCAAACAAATTTTGCAGTGGCAGCAGCAGGGTTACGGCATATATTTTGTGATTAACGGCGGTGGCCATAAAGATGAAGACGTTCAACTGTGCCGTGCAGTCTTTATTGAGCATGATGACCTGGAAATAGAGTTACAGAAAGATTTGTGGCAAACACTTTCGCTACCAGAACCAACCTTTCAAATCCAGACTCGCAAATCCGTGCATTCTTACTGGGTGTTTGAAAAACCCATCCCAGTTGAAGAGTGGAAGCAGTTGCAAAATGATCTACTAACCTACACTGGTGCTGACCCAGCCATCAAAAATCCCAGTCGGGTGATGCGATTAGCTGGTGCGTGGCACATCAAGCCAGGGGAAAAGCCGCAAAGGTGCGATATCATCTCCCAGTCTGGTATTAGGTACACATATGAAAAATTGCGTTCCTCTGTGCCGTTATCGCAGAATCCTGAGTTAGTCCAACGAGAGCGTAAAACAGTGCAATCAGCAGCCAGTGCTTTTGCACACGAGCAACAGTACACTCGGTATGAAGATATCTCTGTACCAGTGCCAGTTGCAGTGCCGCTCGAAGTCTGTCTCTCCAAAGAGTCTCGTACTCTGCTCAACTTTGGGGTAAACGAGGGGGGTCGTAATACCAATGGAGCCAAACTAGCACGAGACTTAATTGGCACTGCCAATTATCTTACTAACATCGGTCAGCAGTTTGACGGCGACCCACAGCTACTGTTGCAGGACTACGCTAGTCGTTGTAACCCACCGCTACCAGCTAAAGAAGTTGATGCTATCTGGAAGTCAGCCGAAAAAGACCGCCCTAAACCCAGCTGTACTCCTTTATGTGTGGAAACCTGTATTAAGGCTTGGTACTGGAACACTTATATTAAGCCGAATCAAAATTTCTTGGCTAGTTCTGGTAAACCTGCTAGAAATCCTGGGTTTGGTAATGTTTCCAGTGTTGGGAAAAAGCCGCTTATTTCAGATGCCGCACTGCACGAACGCATTCTAGAAATTTTGAGCAGTTGTGATTCCGAGTCAGGGCAAGCGATCGCATTGATGGAGTTGGCGGCTTCGGTGGGGTGTCCCTATCGGCAGATTGAGCAGCTAGTTAAGCTACTTACTTTTGAAGTAGATTTACAAACTGACACTTTAGTTGCCACGCAGAAGCTTTCATCTTTGCTTAAAACTCATCCTCACCAACTTGACCTTACCCGATTGCTTGAACCTCAGTTCGCCCAACTTCTGATTGATACCGCTAAGGCCATGCCGACAGCTCCTGAATTTTTATTTACGACACTCTTGGGAACTGCGGCATCTCGAATTGGATCGGCAGCGCGAGTAATTGTAAAGCCATCCGCAAAGTACGCTCAACCGATGGTGATGTGGACGAGCATTGTAGCTGAATCTGGTTCTATGAAAACTCCAGCCCAACGGTTAATTATCGATCCCTTAGTGGAATTAGAAGCTGAGGCTTTTGAGCGCTATCGGATGGAACTAGCTGATTACAACAAGCTGCAAACAGTGGGTAAAAGCAAAAAGCAGGACGACTCACAACAGGAGCCAGCAATAGCACCCACTCGCCAGCGCTATCTAACTAAGGACAGCACACTAGAAACATTGCAGCGAATTCATAGTGAAAATCCTCGCGGACTGCTGTACTACCGGGATGAACTAGCAGGGTTATTCAAAGCCCGTAATCAATATCGCGGTGGTTTAGGGGCTGATGAAGAGCAGGAACTCGATCAATTCAATGGGTCTGCAATTATCTACGACCGCTCAGACAAATCTGTATGCTTACCTAAAAGTGCCATCTCACGTACAGGCAGCATCCAGTGGGAAGTTTTAGCTACTATAATGGGTGACCACAACGACTGCAACGGCAATTTTGCCCGATGGCTGTTCTGTGCTGCAAAGTCTCCCAAACGTTATCTGCGGTTAGTTGGAGAAAATACTGCTGTCGATACTGGTATCTCTCAAGGACTACGTCAACTTTACATAAAACTCGGCCAGGTGCCAGAACAAGATTACTTCCTAAGCACGGAAGCGGCTATGTTGTTTGAGGCGTGGCAGCATTCTCTCGTAGATGTCCAAGTTGCTGAGGAATCTTATGGACTGAGGGTAGTCTACCCCAAGATTGAAGCTTACACCACAAGGTTGGCACTGTGGCTACACATCGTCAATGCTGTCTTAAGGGGTGAAACTCCGAGTCAAGTCATCTGTGGTGACACGATGGAAAAGGCCATTGAGCTAGCAGCTTATTTCCTGTGGCAGCATAAATTAATTCATGCTCAAAACTCTCCAGAATCTGGGCTGACATCTTGGGGTCTGAAAATACAGAAAGTGGCTGAACGTCTGGGAGGGGCTACAGCTTCCATGCTCAAGAGTAGCATCCGCGCTTTCCGCAAAAAACCGACTTTTGAAATCCGGCGACTGATGGAAATGATGGCAGCAGCAGGTTGGGGTCGTGTTGAAAATAAAGGGTCTAACTTAGTCTACGTGCCAAATGGTGTGCCACTGAGTGAGATTGACAAAATTGACATAAATTTGACACCTGTGTCAATCCAAAAAACCCAAAGCACTCCTGGATTTGACAAAGAAATTGACTCATTTGACATAAATCTTAAGGCACCTGTTTCTTCAGAGAAAGTCACTAACTGCCACTCAAATTCCTCATTACGATTGGAAGATGTAGAGTTACGTCAATTTGTCAATTCAAACGCTCAAATGCCCACCGAAGAAGGCACTGACTTGATTGACAATAACTGTCAATTGGAGCGTCAATTGTCAACGGATGAATGGTCAAATATAGAATTTCTAGGCAATAGTCACGATCATGATTCATCTCGGTTGCTTCGAGGAAATGATGTACCAACTCCTCTGCCATCAAATGGTAATGTTACGGAAGCACTAGTTGACTTAAATTTCCCGAATGCTACCGCCAAGACAGAGCAAGACGTGAACCCAACAGTTACAGGTAGGAAATCAAACAATCGCAAGCTTCAGCCAGTCGAAATTTTGACGGCAGCTGGGGAGTGGATTGGTGGGTATTTTATTGATGCTTGTGTCACTGTTGCCAATTTAGTAGGGCGATTTAGTTTATTTGATGCAGAGGGGAGAATGCATGTCTTTGAAGGACAAATCCGAAGAGCATCATCAGGCTAGGTGCAAGCACAACTTTAACACCTACTTTTGTTACATTTATCGCAGTATCTTGTGTTCAATTTTACTCAAAAGTAAGGGGGTGAGACATACTGTAAAAACGGATAATAACTGTATATTAAGCTGAGAATTTCCCGTACAAAAGTTTCAGCTGTTTTTAAAAGGTATCAATTATGACAGTTGGAAAACTTAAATTAAAACCCGGTCAAGAAGTTAATGCAAATAAAAGTGACAAACGGGTAAAAAGAAGTGATAGTGAAATTTCAGTCACCACAACCTGTAATTCTTCTGAACAAGAGTCAGTAGAGCACGAACCCAAACCAAGGGAAGAATTTGCAACAGAGTCAGAATTACCGACGGCTGATACTGTAGTTGTTGCGGTCGAAGTGCTGGAAGAGCTAACCGAGGAGGAAAAAGCTGATCGTCACAGATTGGAACTAAAAATAGAACGGGCATTTTATGAAGCGGGTTGTGCCTTGAGGGAACTGCGGGAACGGCGGCTATACCGAAGTACTCATAGAACTTTTGAGGAATACTGCCGCGATCGCTTTAATTATAGTCGCGACACTGCTTACCTGAAGATTGCGGCTGCTGTTGTCTATGACAATATTCAGAAATTTTTGCCGACCATTGGTCGGCAAACTCCCATGCCGACCAACGAACGTCAGTTACGTGATTTAGCTAAAGCAAATTTTGAACCAGAACTTCAAGCGGCTGCATGGTTGCAGGGTGTAGAAGAAGCTGGCGGTAAAGTTCCTAGCGGACGCATTATTAAGGGAATTGTGGAACAGCTCAAGGAAAAGCCTCTGCTTCTTGCCAGTGATTTTTGCCAAATAGGTGAGGTGTTTACCTTAACTAGGTTAGAGGGTACTGAACGCAAATATAATGGCTGTTGGGCGATCGCAGTTGCCCTTAAAGAATTTAGTGTAGAAGTGGACGTTCATGACACTACTCTAAACGTGAAACCTGAAAACCTTAACAAAATTGATTCTCCGGAAGTAC contains:
- a CDS encoding DUF3987 domain-containing protein, with the translated sequence MITQLSAFEIDTSQAIKQLELLGYQRGDAIYVRAFLPKEDPRYAPNTGRKADKLNFKQILQWQQQGYGIYFVINGGGHKDEDVQLCRAVFIEHDDLEIELQKDLWQTLSLPEPTFQIQTRKSVHSYWVFEKPIPVEEWKQLQNDLLTYTGADPAIKNPSRVMRLAGAWHIKPGEKPQRCDIISQSGIRYTYEKLRSSVPLSQNPELVQRERKTVQSAASAFAHEQQYTRYEDISVPVPVAVPLEVCLSKESRTLLNFGVNEGGRNTNGAKLARDLIGTANYLTNIGQQFDGDPQLLLQDYASRCNPPLPAKEVDAIWKSAEKDRPKPSCTPLCVETCIKAWYWNTYIKPNQNFLASSGKPARNPGFGNVSSVGKKPLISDAALHERILEILSSCDSESGQAIALMELAASVGCPYRQIEQLVKLLTFEVDLQTDTLVATQKLSSLLKTHPHQLDLTRLLEPQFAQLLIDTAKAMPTAPEFLFTTLLGTAASRIGSAARVIVKPSAKYAQPMVMWTSIVAESGSMKTPAQRLIIDPLVELEAEAFERYRMELADYNKLQTVGKSKKQDDSQQEPAIAPTRQRYLTKDSTLETLQRIHSENPRGLLYYRDELAGLFKARNQYRGGLGADEEQELDQFNGSAIIYDRSDKSVCLPKSAISRTGSIQWEVLATIMGDHNDCNGNFARWLFCAAKSPKRYLRLVGENTAVDTGISQGLRQLYIKLGQVPEQDYFLSTEAAMLFEAWQHSLVDVQVAEESYGLRVVYPKIEAYTTRLALWLHIVNAVLRGETPSQVICGDTMEKAIELAAYFLWQHKLIHAQNSPESGLTSWGLKIQKVAERLGGATASMLKSSIRAFRKKPTFEIRRLMEMMAAAGWGRVENKGSNLVYVPNGVPLSEIDKIDINLTPVSIQKTQSTPGFDKEIDSFDINLKAPVSSEKVTNCHSNSSLRLEDVELRQFVNSNAQMPTEEGTDLIDNNCQLERQLSTDEWSNIEFLGNSHDHDSSRLLRGNDVPTPLPSNGNVTEALVDLNFPNATAKTEQDVNPTVTGRKSNNRKLQPVEILTAAGEWIGGYFIDACVTVANLVGRFSLFDAEGRMHVFEGQIRRASSG